The Chlorocebus sabaeus isolate Y175 chromosome 6, mChlSab1.0.hap1, whole genome shotgun sequence genome has a segment encoding these proteins:
- the LILRB5 gene encoding leukocyte immunoglobulin-like receptor subfamily B member 5 isoform X3 encodes MTLTLPVLMCLGLSLGPRTHVQAGTPPKPTLWAEPGSVIIRGSPVTLWCQGPLETQEYRLDQEGFPWTWGRQNPLEPGAKAKFHIRSTVYSTARQYRCYFETPAGWSEPSDPLELVVTGFYAEPTLSALPSPVVASGGNVTLQCDIRDGFLTFVLVEEEQKLPRTLYSQNLPKGPSQALFPVGPMTPGSRWRFRCYYYYRKNPQAWSNPSDPLEILVPGVSRKPSLLAPQGPVVARGGSLTLQCRSDVGYDRFALYQKGGHVLLQRPGQQPQAGLSQANFTLSPVSRSHGGQYRCYGGHNLSPKWSAPSDPLDILIAVLIRDTPSISVRPGPTVASGENVTLLCQSWHNIDTLFFTKEGAAHPPLRLKSKYQSYTYQAEFPMGPVTSAQGGTYRCYSAIRSYPYLLSSPSYPLELVVSGPSGDPSPPPTGSTPTPAGSEDQPLNPTGSDPQSGLGRHLGVVTGVSVAFILLLFLLLFLLLRHRHQSKHRTSAHFYRPAGAAEPEPKDQVLQRRASPVADAQEEILNAAVKDTQPEDGVELDSRAAASEAPQDVTYAQLQSLTLRREATEPPPTQEGEPPAEPRVF; translated from the exons ATGACCCTCACCCTCCCAGTCCTGATGTGCCTCG GGTTGAGTCTGGGCCCCAGGACCCACGTGCAGGCAG GCACCCCCCCCAAACCCACCCTCTGGGCTGAGCCAGGCTCTGTGATCATAAGGGGGAGCCCCGTGACCCTCTGGTGTCAGGGGCCCCTGGAGACTCAGGAGTACCGTCTGGATCAGGAGGGATTCCCATGGACCTGGGGGAGACAGAACCCACTGGAGCCTGGAGCCAAGGCCAAGTTCCACATTCGCTCCACGGTGTACAGCACTGCAAGGCAATACCGCTGCTACTTTGAGACCCCTGCAGGTTGGTCAGAGCCCAGTGACCCCCTGGAGCTGGTGGTGACAG GATTCTATGCAGAGCCCACCCTCtcagccctgcccagccctgtgGTGGCCTCAGGAGGGAATGTGACCCTCCAGTGTGATATACGGGACGGATTTCTCACGTTTGTTCTTGTTGAGGAAGAACAGAAGCTCCCCAGGACCCTGTATTCACAGAACCTCCCCAAAGGGCCTTCCCAAGCCCTGTTCCCTGTGGGTCCCATGACCCCCGGCTCCAGGTGGAGGTTCAGATGCTATTACTACTACAGGAAAAACCCTCAGGCGTGGTCGAACCCCAGCGACCCCCTGGAGATTCTGGTCCCAG GCGTGTCTAGGAAGCCCTCCCTCCTGGCCCCGCAGGGCCCTGTGGTGGCCCGTGGAGGCAGCTTGACCCTGCAGTGTCGCTCTGATGTCGGCTACGACAGATTCGCTCTGTACCAGAAGGGGGGACATGTCCTCCTCCAGCGCCCTGGCCAGCAACCCCAGGCTGGGCTCTCCCAGGCCAACTTCACCCTGAGCCCTGTGAGCCGCTCCCACGGGGGCCAGTACAGATGCTACGGCGGACACAACCTCTCCCCTAAGTGGTCAGCCCCCAGTGACCCCCTGGACATCCTGATCGCAG TACTGATCCGTGACACACCCTCCATCTCAGTGCGGCCGGGCCCAACGGTGGCCTCAGGAGAGAACGTGACCCTGCTGTGTCAATCATGGCACAACATAGACACTTTATTTTTTACCAAGGAGGGTGCGGCCCATCCCCCGCTGCGTCTAAAGTCAAAGTACCAGTCTTATACATACCAGGCTGAATTCCCCATGGGTCCTGTGACCTCAGCCCAGGGTGGAACCTACCGATGCTACAGCGCAATCAGGTCCTACCCCTACCTGCTGTCAAGCCCTAGTTACCCCCTGGAGCTCGTGGTCTCAG GACCCTCTGGGgaccccagccccccacccacaGGCTCCACCCCCACACCTG CAGGCTCTGAGGACCAGCCCCTCAACCCCACGGGGTCGGACCCCCAGAGTG GTCTGGGAAGGCACCTGGGGGTTGTGACCGGGGTCTCAGTGGCCTTCATCctgctgctcttcctcctcctcttccttctcctccgaCATCGGCATCAGAGCAAACACAGGACATCGG CCCATTTCTACCGTCCTGCAGGGGCTGCGGAGCCAGAGCCCAAAGACCAGGTCCTGCAGAGGAG GGCCAGCCCAGTTGCTGACGCCCAGGAGGAAATTCTCA ATGCTGCCGTGAAGGACACACAGCCTGAGGACGGGGTGGAGCTGGACAGTCGG GCTGCTGCATCTGAAGCCCCCCAGGATGTGACCTACGCCCAGCTGCAGAGCTTGACCCTGAGACGGGAGGCAACTGAGCCTCCTCCAACCCAGGAAGGGGAACCTCCAGCTGAGCCCAGAGTCTTTTGA
- the LILRB5 gene encoding leukocyte immunoglobulin-like receptor subfamily B member 5 isoform X2 produces MTLTLPVLMCLGLSLGPRTHVQAGTPPKPTLWAEPGSVIIRGSPVTLWCQGPLETQEYRLDQEGFPWTWGRQNPLEPGAKAKFHIRSTVYSTARQYRCYFETPAGWSEPSDPLELVVTGFYAEPTLSALPSPVVASGGNVTLQCDIRDGFLTFVLVEEEQKLPRTLYSQNLPKGPSQALFPVGPMTPGSRWRFRCYYYYRKNPQAWSNPSDPLEILVPGVSRKPSLLAPQGPVVARGGSLTLQCRSDVGYDRFALYQKGGHVLLQRPGQQPQAGLSQANFTLSPVSRSHGGQYRCYGGHNLSPKWSAPSDPLDILIAVLIRDTPSISVRPGPTVASGENVTLLCQSWHNIDTLFFTKEGAAHPPLRLKSKYQSYTYQAEFPMGPVTSAQGGTYRCYSAIRSYPYLLSSPSYPLELVVSGPSGDPSPPPTGSTPTPGSEDQPLNPTGSDPQSGLGRHLGVVTGVSVAFILLLFLLLFLLLRHRHQSKHRTSAHFYRPAGAAEPEPKDQVLQRRASPVADAQEEILNAAVKDTQPEDGVELDSRQSPHNEDPQAVTYAQVKHSGPRREMTSPPSPVSEEFLDTKDTQVEEDRQMDTQAAASEAPQDVTYAQLQSLTLRREATEPPPTQEGEPPAEPRVF; encoded by the exons ATGACCCTCACCCTCCCAGTCCTGATGTGCCTCG GGTTGAGTCTGGGCCCCAGGACCCACGTGCAGGCAG GCACCCCCCCCAAACCCACCCTCTGGGCTGAGCCAGGCTCTGTGATCATAAGGGGGAGCCCCGTGACCCTCTGGTGTCAGGGGCCCCTGGAGACTCAGGAGTACCGTCTGGATCAGGAGGGATTCCCATGGACCTGGGGGAGACAGAACCCACTGGAGCCTGGAGCCAAGGCCAAGTTCCACATTCGCTCCACGGTGTACAGCACTGCAAGGCAATACCGCTGCTACTTTGAGACCCCTGCAGGTTGGTCAGAGCCCAGTGACCCCCTGGAGCTGGTGGTGACAG GATTCTATGCAGAGCCCACCCTCtcagccctgcccagccctgtgGTGGCCTCAGGAGGGAATGTGACCCTCCAGTGTGATATACGGGACGGATTTCTCACGTTTGTTCTTGTTGAGGAAGAACAGAAGCTCCCCAGGACCCTGTATTCACAGAACCTCCCCAAAGGGCCTTCCCAAGCCCTGTTCCCTGTGGGTCCCATGACCCCCGGCTCCAGGTGGAGGTTCAGATGCTATTACTACTACAGGAAAAACCCTCAGGCGTGGTCGAACCCCAGCGACCCCCTGGAGATTCTGGTCCCAG GCGTGTCTAGGAAGCCCTCCCTCCTGGCCCCGCAGGGCCCTGTGGTGGCCCGTGGAGGCAGCTTGACCCTGCAGTGTCGCTCTGATGTCGGCTACGACAGATTCGCTCTGTACCAGAAGGGGGGACATGTCCTCCTCCAGCGCCCTGGCCAGCAACCCCAGGCTGGGCTCTCCCAGGCCAACTTCACCCTGAGCCCTGTGAGCCGCTCCCACGGGGGCCAGTACAGATGCTACGGCGGACACAACCTCTCCCCTAAGTGGTCAGCCCCCAGTGACCCCCTGGACATCCTGATCGCAG TACTGATCCGTGACACACCCTCCATCTCAGTGCGGCCGGGCCCAACGGTGGCCTCAGGAGAGAACGTGACCCTGCTGTGTCAATCATGGCACAACATAGACACTTTATTTTTTACCAAGGAGGGTGCGGCCCATCCCCCGCTGCGTCTAAAGTCAAAGTACCAGTCTTATACATACCAGGCTGAATTCCCCATGGGTCCTGTGACCTCAGCCCAGGGTGGAACCTACCGATGCTACAGCGCAATCAGGTCCTACCCCTACCTGCTGTCAAGCCCTAGTTACCCCCTGGAGCTCGTGGTCTCAG GACCCTCTGGGgaccccagccccccacccacaGGCTCCACCCCCACACCTG GCTCTGAGGACCAGCCCCTCAACCCCACGGGGTCGGACCCCCAGAGTG GTCTGGGAAGGCACCTGGGGGTTGTGACCGGGGTCTCAGTGGCCTTCATCctgctgctcttcctcctcctcttccttctcctccgaCATCGGCATCAGAGCAAACACAGGACATCGG CCCATTTCTACCGTCCTGCAGGGGCTGCGGAGCCAGAGCCCAAAGACCAGGTCCTGCAGAGGAG GGCCAGCCCAGTTGCTGACGCCCAGGAGGAAATTCTCA ATGCTGCCGTGAAGGACACACAGCCTGAGGACGGGGTGGAGCTGGACAGTCGG CAGAGCCCACACAATGAAGACCCCCAGGCAGTGACGTATGCCCAGGTGAAACACTCCGGACCTAGGAGAGAaatgacctctcctccctccccagtgTCTGAGGAATTCCTGGACACAAAGGACACACAGGTGGAAGAGGACAGGCAGATGGACACTCAG GCTGCTGCATCTGAAGCCCCCCAGGATGTGACCTACGCCCAGCTGCAGAGCTTGACCCTGAGACGGGAGGCAACTGAGCCTCCTCCAACCCAGGAAGGGGAACCTCCAGCTGAGCCCAGAGTCTTTTGA
- the LILRB5 gene encoding leukocyte immunoglobulin-like receptor subfamily B member 5 isoform X4 — protein sequence MTLTLPVLMCLGLSLGPRTHVQAGTPPKPTLWAEPGSVIIRGSPVTLWCQGPLETQEYRLDQEGFPWTWGRQNPLEPGAKAKFHIRSTVYSTARQYRCYFETPAGWSEPSDPLELVVTGFYAEPTLSALPSPVVASGGNVTLQCDIRDGFLTFVLVEEEQKLPRTLYSQNLPKGPSQALFPVGPMTPGSRWRFRCYYYYRKNPQAWSNPSDPLEILVPGVSRKPSLLAPQGPVVARGGSLTLQCRSDVGYDRFALYQKGGHVLLQRPGQQPQAGLSQANFTLSPVSRSHGGQYRCYGGHNLSPKWSAPSDPLDILIAVLIRDTPSISVRPGPTVASGENVTLLCQSWHNIDTLFFTKEGAAHPPLRLKSKYQSYTYQAEFPMGPVTSAQGGTYRCYSAIRSYPYLLSSPSYPLELVVSGPSGDPSPPPTGSTPTPGSEDQPLNPTGSDPQSGLGRHLGVVTGVSVAFILLLFLLLFLLLRHRHQSKHRTSAHFYRPAGAAEPEPKDQVLQRRASPVADAQEEILNAAVKDTQPEDGVELDSRAAASEAPQDVTYAQLQSLTLRREATEPPPTQEGEPPAEPRVF from the exons ATGACCCTCACCCTCCCAGTCCTGATGTGCCTCG GGTTGAGTCTGGGCCCCAGGACCCACGTGCAGGCAG GCACCCCCCCCAAACCCACCCTCTGGGCTGAGCCAGGCTCTGTGATCATAAGGGGGAGCCCCGTGACCCTCTGGTGTCAGGGGCCCCTGGAGACTCAGGAGTACCGTCTGGATCAGGAGGGATTCCCATGGACCTGGGGGAGACAGAACCCACTGGAGCCTGGAGCCAAGGCCAAGTTCCACATTCGCTCCACGGTGTACAGCACTGCAAGGCAATACCGCTGCTACTTTGAGACCCCTGCAGGTTGGTCAGAGCCCAGTGACCCCCTGGAGCTGGTGGTGACAG GATTCTATGCAGAGCCCACCCTCtcagccctgcccagccctgtgGTGGCCTCAGGAGGGAATGTGACCCTCCAGTGTGATATACGGGACGGATTTCTCACGTTTGTTCTTGTTGAGGAAGAACAGAAGCTCCCCAGGACCCTGTATTCACAGAACCTCCCCAAAGGGCCTTCCCAAGCCCTGTTCCCTGTGGGTCCCATGACCCCCGGCTCCAGGTGGAGGTTCAGATGCTATTACTACTACAGGAAAAACCCTCAGGCGTGGTCGAACCCCAGCGACCCCCTGGAGATTCTGGTCCCAG GCGTGTCTAGGAAGCCCTCCCTCCTGGCCCCGCAGGGCCCTGTGGTGGCCCGTGGAGGCAGCTTGACCCTGCAGTGTCGCTCTGATGTCGGCTACGACAGATTCGCTCTGTACCAGAAGGGGGGACATGTCCTCCTCCAGCGCCCTGGCCAGCAACCCCAGGCTGGGCTCTCCCAGGCCAACTTCACCCTGAGCCCTGTGAGCCGCTCCCACGGGGGCCAGTACAGATGCTACGGCGGACACAACCTCTCCCCTAAGTGGTCAGCCCCCAGTGACCCCCTGGACATCCTGATCGCAG TACTGATCCGTGACACACCCTCCATCTCAGTGCGGCCGGGCCCAACGGTGGCCTCAGGAGAGAACGTGACCCTGCTGTGTCAATCATGGCACAACATAGACACTTTATTTTTTACCAAGGAGGGTGCGGCCCATCCCCCGCTGCGTCTAAAGTCAAAGTACCAGTCTTATACATACCAGGCTGAATTCCCCATGGGTCCTGTGACCTCAGCCCAGGGTGGAACCTACCGATGCTACAGCGCAATCAGGTCCTACCCCTACCTGCTGTCAAGCCCTAGTTACCCCCTGGAGCTCGTGGTCTCAG GACCCTCTGGGgaccccagccccccacccacaGGCTCCACCCCCACACCTG GCTCTGAGGACCAGCCCCTCAACCCCACGGGGTCGGACCCCCAGAGTG GTCTGGGAAGGCACCTGGGGGTTGTGACCGGGGTCTCAGTGGCCTTCATCctgctgctcttcctcctcctcttccttctcctccgaCATCGGCATCAGAGCAAACACAGGACATCGG CCCATTTCTACCGTCCTGCAGGGGCTGCGGAGCCAGAGCCCAAAGACCAGGTCCTGCAGAGGAG GGCCAGCCCAGTTGCTGACGCCCAGGAGGAAATTCTCA ATGCTGCCGTGAAGGACACACAGCCTGAGGACGGGGTGGAGCTGGACAGTCGG GCTGCTGCATCTGAAGCCCCCCAGGATGTGACCTACGCCCAGCTGCAGAGCTTGACCCTGAGACGGGAGGCAACTGAGCCTCCTCCAACCCAGGAAGGGGAACCTCCAGCTGAGCCCAGAGTCTTTTGA
- the LILRB5 gene encoding leukocyte immunoglobulin-like receptor subfamily B member 5 isoform X1: MTLTLPVLMCLGLSLGPRTHVQAGTPPKPTLWAEPGSVIIRGSPVTLWCQGPLETQEYRLDQEGFPWTWGRQNPLEPGAKAKFHIRSTVYSTARQYRCYFETPAGWSEPSDPLELVVTGFYAEPTLSALPSPVVASGGNVTLQCDIRDGFLTFVLVEEEQKLPRTLYSQNLPKGPSQALFPVGPMTPGSRWRFRCYYYYRKNPQAWSNPSDPLEILVPGVSRKPSLLAPQGPVVARGGSLTLQCRSDVGYDRFALYQKGGHVLLQRPGQQPQAGLSQANFTLSPVSRSHGGQYRCYGGHNLSPKWSAPSDPLDILIAGPSGDPSPPPTGSTPTPAGSEDQPLNPTGSDPQSGLGRHLGVVTGVSVAFILLLFLLLFLLLRHRHQSKHRTSAHFYRPAGAAEPEPKDQVLQRRASPVADAQEEILNAAVKDTQPEDGVELDSRVRPRPCPRHQRPPGARSNPAGLLCPLPPVLSIVAVDPSLSSTLPPACCDLTLSCCPGTSRASSRVPFPLLLLCLAVWWLECSPGLRRMRNR, encoded by the exons ATGACCCTCACCCTCCCAGTCCTGATGTGCCTCG GGTTGAGTCTGGGCCCCAGGACCCACGTGCAGGCAG GCACCCCCCCCAAACCCACCCTCTGGGCTGAGCCAGGCTCTGTGATCATAAGGGGGAGCCCCGTGACCCTCTGGTGTCAGGGGCCCCTGGAGACTCAGGAGTACCGTCTGGATCAGGAGGGATTCCCATGGACCTGGGGGAGACAGAACCCACTGGAGCCTGGAGCCAAGGCCAAGTTCCACATTCGCTCCACGGTGTACAGCACTGCAAGGCAATACCGCTGCTACTTTGAGACCCCTGCAGGTTGGTCAGAGCCCAGTGACCCCCTGGAGCTGGTGGTGACAG GATTCTATGCAGAGCCCACCCTCtcagccctgcccagccctgtgGTGGCCTCAGGAGGGAATGTGACCCTCCAGTGTGATATACGGGACGGATTTCTCACGTTTGTTCTTGTTGAGGAAGAACAGAAGCTCCCCAGGACCCTGTATTCACAGAACCTCCCCAAAGGGCCTTCCCAAGCCCTGTTCCCTGTGGGTCCCATGACCCCCGGCTCCAGGTGGAGGTTCAGATGCTATTACTACTACAGGAAAAACCCTCAGGCGTGGTCGAACCCCAGCGACCCCCTGGAGATTCTGGTCCCAG GCGTGTCTAGGAAGCCCTCCCTCCTGGCCCCGCAGGGCCCTGTGGTGGCCCGTGGAGGCAGCTTGACCCTGCAGTGTCGCTCTGATGTCGGCTACGACAGATTCGCTCTGTACCAGAAGGGGGGACATGTCCTCCTCCAGCGCCCTGGCCAGCAACCCCAGGCTGGGCTCTCCCAGGCCAACTTCACCCTGAGCCCTGTGAGCCGCTCCCACGGGGGCCAGTACAGATGCTACGGCGGACACAACCTCTCCCCTAAGTGGTCAGCCCCCAGTGACCCCCTGGACATCCTGATCGCAG GACCCTCTGGGgaccccagccccccacccacaGGCTCCACCCCCACACCTG CAGGCTCTGAGGACCAGCCCCTCAACCCCACGGGGTCGGACCCCCAGAGTG GTCTGGGAAGGCACCTGGGGGTTGTGACCGGGGTCTCAGTGGCCTTCATCctgctgctcttcctcctcctcttccttctcctccgaCATCGGCATCAGAGCAAACACAGGACATCGG CCCATTTCTACCGTCCTGCAGGGGCTGCGGAGCCAGAGCCCAAAGACCAGGTCCTGCAGAGGAG GGCCAGCCCAGTTGCTGACGCCCAGGAGGAAATTCTCA ATGCTGCCGTGAAGGACACACAGCCTGAGGACGGGGTGGAGCTGGACAGTCGGGTGAGACCCCGCCCCTGTCCCAGGCACCAAAGGCCTCCTGGTGCCAGATCTAATCCAGCAGGACTTCTCTGTCCTCTTCCCCCAGTTCTCAGCATCGTTGCGGTTGACCCCTCTTTGTCCAGCACGCTGCCTCCCGCCTGCTGTGACCTCACTCTCTCCTGCTGTCCTGGGACCTCGCGGGCCTCCTCCCGGGTCCCCTTCCcgctcctcctcctctgtttGGCCGTCTGGTGGTTAGAGTGCTCCCCAGGCCTCAGGAGGATGAGGAATAGATGA